The Pseudodesulfovibrio cashew genomic sequence CCATCGTGGCCCTGCCGCGCGATCAGGTCCTGGACGCCATGCGCGAGCTGGAGACCGCCCAGGTTTCGGCCATCTGCGTGATTTCCGCCGGGTTCAGGGAGACCGGGCGCGACGGCTTCGAGCTGGAGATGAAAATGGCGGAGCTGGCCCGGCGGCGGAACATCACCCTGCTCGGACCCAACTCATTAGGGCTGGTCAACACTGCCTGCGGCATGGACGCCACCATTGCCCAGACCCTGCCCAGCAAGGGCTCCATCGCCTTTTTCTCCCAGTCGGGTGCGCTCTGTTCAGCTATCCTGGATTGGGCCGACGGCGAGAACATCGGCTTTTCCAAGTTTCTGAGCCTGGGCAACAAGGCCGGGGTGTCCGAGGCCGACGTGCTCGAGGCCCTGGGCGACGACCCGGAGACCAAGGTCATCATCGGCTACCTGGAATCCGTTGACGACGGCGACAAATTTTTGCGCGAGGCGCGTGTGGTCACGGGGAAAAAACCCGTGATCATGATCAAGGCGGGCACCACCCAGGCCGGCGCACGGGCCACTTCCAGCCACACCGGCTCCATGGCCGGCTCGCTGGTGGCGAGCACTGCGGCGTTCCGCCAGGCGGGCATCATCGAGGTCCACGACCTGGAGGCGCTCTTCGCCCTGGCCCGTTCCTTTTCCAGCCAGCCCCTGCCCGAAGGGCCGAACCTGACCGTGGTCACCAACTCGGGCGGCCCCGGCATCCTGGCGGCGGACGCCTGCGAGGCGGCGGGGCTGAACCTGGCCCGTCCCTCCCAGAAGACTCTGGATATCCTGAGCGAAGCACTGCCGCCGTTTGCGGCCATCTACAACCCCATCGACATCATCGGCGACGCCAAGGCCGACCGTTATCGCGTCACCCTCGAGGCCGTGGCGCAGGACGAGTTTACCGACGCCATCCTCGTGCTGCTGACGCCTACGGCGTCGGCGGAGATCGAGGAGACGGCCCAGGCGGTCATCGACGTGGCCGAGGGCTGCGACAAGCCTATTTTCGCCTGCTTCATGGGCGGGCAGCGCATCGGGCCCGGCCGGGACATGCTCATCAAGGCGGGCATCCCCTGCTACGGCTACCCAGAGCCCGCCATCGGCGCGGTCGAGGCCATGTATGCCCATTACCGCTGGCTGAATCGCCCCTACCCGGTGGAGGTCTGCTTCCGGCGCGACAAGGGACGCGCCGAGCGCATCATCGAAAAGGCCCACCGCATCGGCCTGGCCGAGCTGCCTTTCGAGGACGCCATGGAGATTGCCATGGCCTACGAGCTGCCCATCCCGGAGACACGGCTGGTGCGCACCAGCGACCAGGCCGTGCGCGCCGCCAAAAAGCTGGGCTACCCCGTGGCCCTGAAGGTGGTCTCCCCGCACCTGCGCAGCAAGAGCGACGTGGGCGGTGTGGCCCTGAACCTCAAGACCCCGCGCGAGCTGCGGGACGCCTGGATGGAGATCACCACTCGTTTCCAGCGCAAGCAGCCCGACGCCTATCTCGCCGGTTGTCTGGTTCAGACCATGGGGCCGCTCAAGGCGCGCGAGGTACTGGTCAAGTTCACCCAGGACCCGCAGTTCGGGCCGCTGGTTTCCTTTTCCCTGGCCGGGCCTTCGGCAGAGGTGCTCGGCGACGTGGCCTACCGGCTGGCCCCGCTGACGCTCCAGGACGCCCAGGATATCGTCCGTGAGATACGCAGCTTCCCGCTGTTGCGGGGCGCGCGCGGCGAGGAGCCGGTCAACCTGGCTGCCATCGAGGACATCCTGCTGTCCATGTCCCAGATGGCGACGGATTTTCCCGAGATCCGCGAGGCTGAACTCAGCCCCGTGCTGGTGGACGCCGAGGCGGCGTTGGTCACCGACCTTCGCTTGACCATAGGCTGAAATTTGAGCAAAGTTATGAGGATGGAAAGCGGTGCGCAGCCGCCCCGTCCGCGAGACAACCCCTGAAGGAGAGAGGCATGGCAGGTTTATACATCGGTTCGACCACCGGATACTCAGGCAAGAACATGATCGTCATGGGTATTGGCCTGCGGCTACAGAAGGAAGGCTTCAATGTCGCCTACATGAAGCCTGTCGGCGCCATGCCCATGGAAGTGGACGGCAAGCT encodes the following:
- a CDS encoding acetate--CoA ligase family protein, translating into MQSNAKFHSLLCPDSIAIVGASRNPAKLGHVVVSNLIRSGYKGTLYPVNPAGGEILGLSVIPSIGELPSPPDLAIVALPRDQVLDAMRELETAQVSAICVISAGFRETGRDGFELEMKMAELARRRNITLLGPNSLGLVNTACGMDATIAQTLPSKGSIAFFSQSGALCSAILDWADGENIGFSKFLSLGNKAGVSEADVLEALGDDPETKVIIGYLESVDDGDKFLREARVVTGKKPVIMIKAGTTQAGARATSSHTGSMAGSLVASTAAFRQAGIIEVHDLEALFALARSFSSQPLPEGPNLTVVTNSGGPGILAADACEAAGLNLARPSQKTLDILSEALPPFAAIYNPIDIIGDAKADRYRVTLEAVAQDEFTDAILVLLTPTASAEIEETAQAVIDVAEGCDKPIFACFMGGQRIGPGRDMLIKAGIPCYGYPEPAIGAVEAMYAHYRWLNRPYPVEVCFRRDKGRAERIIEKAHRIGLAELPFEDAMEIAMAYELPIPETRLVRTSDQAVRAAKKLGYPVALKVVSPHLRSKSDVGGVALNLKTPRELRDAWMEITTRFQRKQPDAYLAGCLVQTMGPLKAREVLVKFTQDPQFGPLVSFSLAGPSAEVLGDVAYRLAPLTLQDAQDIVREIRSFPLLRGARGEEPVNLAAIEDILLSMSQMATDFPEIREAELSPVLVDAEAALVTDLRLTIG